Within Paeniglutamicibacter psychrophenolicus, the genomic segment AAGGGCAGGGTGCCGTCGCCCACCACGTCGATGTCGGCCTGGGTGAATTCGCGGAAGCGGCCGTCCTGCGGGCGTTCGCCGCGCCAGACCTTCTGCATCTGGTAGCGGCGGAAGGGGAAGGGCAGGTGCCCGGCGTTCTCCACCACGTAGCGGGCGAAGGGGACGGTCAGATCGAAGTGCAGGGCCAGCGCGTTCGGGTCGGACTTGGCCGATTTCTCGGCGGCCAGGCGGGACAGGCCGTAGACCTCCTTGTCGATCTCGCCCTTGCGCAACAGCTGCCCGACGGTTTCCACGGCGCGGGTCTCGATGTTCGCGAACCCATGCAGCTCGAAGATCCGACGCAGCGTGTCCAGTACATGCTGCTCCACCGCACGCTCCTGCGGGAGCCATTCGGGGAAGCCGGATAGTGAGGCCTTGCGTGCCATGAAGTCAGTACTCCTGTATGAAAGGGGGAAAAGCAATGGTGGTTGCCACGTCCCTGGCAGCGGCGGGCCCGCCAGGGGCGGCGCCGCGCCCAGCGGGCACGTAGGGAAGCAAGTCTACTGGCGCGCCGGTGCGCCGAGGGCGAAACGACGCGAATGCGTCGCCGAATCGGGGCGGCAGAGTACCGGTGGGCGGGCCATGGCGGGTAAAGTGGCGGTGACAGTTGTGTCCTGAGCGCAGAGTCTCTGGGCCGATCCTTAGCGAAAGAGTTTCAGCGGTGACCACCAGTCAGCAATCCGACGACAATCTCCAGCCAGCAGCAGTGGCCGAGGAGCAGCAAACCGAAGGCACCCCGGCGCCGGTTGAGGCGCCAGTTGCGCCGGCACCCGACGCGGCACCCGTAGCCGAGGCCGCCGAAGCGCCCGAGCAGCCGGCCGAGGCAGCCCCCGAGGCCCCCGCGGCAGAGGAAGCACCGGCAGCCGAAGCCCTTGTGGCCGAGGAAGCACCGGTCGCAGAAGCAGCGGCAACCGAGGCCCCGGCAGCCGAAGAGGTGCCGGTCGCAGAAGCAGCGGCAACCGAGGCCAAGGCCGAGGAAGCAGCTCCCGCCGCAGTGCCGACCCCGGCAGCGGTGCCGACCCCGGCCGCCATGGTCCCGTCGCCCGGCGCACCGCGCCCGACCGGCAAGCACGCCGCCAAGGCCGCAGCACCGGTTGCAGCTCCCCCGACCTTCACCACCCCGCTGGAGGACGCCGCGAAGATCAGCCGCGTTTCCGAGGACGGCCACGTGTTTGTCATCATCGACGGCACCGAGCACCCGGTGGGCCAGTACCCCGATGCCACCGCCGAGGAGGCCCTGGCCTACTTCGTGCGCAAGCACGACGAGGTCGTCTCCTCCCTGATGCTGCTCGAGCAGCGCGTTGCTGCCAAGGCACCGAGCTCGGACATGAACAAGACCCTGGACCACCTGGCCGCCACCGTGGCCGAGCGCGCCATGGTCGGAGACATCCCGGCCCTTGAGGCCCGCATCGAGACCGCACGCGTTGCCGTCGCCGAGCTGGTTGCCGTCGAGCGCAAGGCCAACGAGGAGTTGCGCGCCACCGAGTTTGCCGCCCGCGAGGCAATCGTCGCCGAGGCCGAGGCCCTTGCCGCACTGGACCCGACCACCGTGCAGTGGAAGCAGGGCTCCAACCGGATGAACGACCTCTTTGATGCCTGGAAGGCAGCACAGAAGTCGGGCGTGCGCCTGGGTCGTTCCACCGAGGATTCGCTCTGGAAGCGTTTCCGCGGGGCCCGGACCACCTTCGACCGCCACCGCCGTGCCTACTTCTCGCAGCTGGATGCCACCAACTCCGAGGCCAAGAGCGCCAAGGAAGCGTTGATCGCCCGTGCCGAGGAACTCTCGCGATCCACCGACTGGGGAGCAACGGCCGGTGAATACCGCCGCCTGATGGACGAGTGGAAGGCCTCCAAGCGCGCCTCGCGCAAGGACGACGACGCGCTGTGGGCACGCTTCCGCGCCGCCCAGGACGTGTTCTTCGAGGCCCGCACCTCCGCCAACGCCGCCATCGACGAGGAGTTCGGCGCGAACCTCATCGTCAAGGAGGCGCTGCTTCTCGAGGCCAAGGCGCTGCTGCCGATCAAGGACCTGGCCACGGCCAAGCGCCTGCTCGATTCGATCCGCGACCGCTGGGAATCCGCGGGCAAGGTTCCGCGTGCGGACATGCAGCGCGTGGAGTCCTCGCTGCGCCAGGTCGAGGATGCCGTTCGTTCGGCGGAAGACGACCAGTGGCGCCGGTCCAACCCGGAGACCAAGGCACGGTCGAACTCGATGCTGACCCAGCTCGAGGATGCCATTGCCGGACTCGAGGACGACCTGGCCAAGGCGAAGGCCAAGGGCGTGGAGTCCAAGATCAAGGCCGCCCAGGAAGCCCTGGATGCCCGCCGCCTGTGGCTCGAGACCCTGCAGAAGTCCTCGGCCGACTTCCAGTAACACGCAATACGGCAGTACTGGCGCCGGGCGGGTGCGGTTCGCAAGAACCGCACCCGCCCGGCGCTTTTTGCTGCGCCGTTCGATGGGAGCGGCCGCAGTTATCCACAATTTCGGCATCTCCCCTGCCGCGGGGCACCGTGGCCTGTGAGAGTGGAGGAATGGAAAGCACAGACACGGGCCGCGACCCGGCCCCGGATCCCGCAGCACCGGCCCCAACACCCCAGTTTCCGCCCCGGGCACGCAGGGGCCCGCGGGTGGTCCTGGTGGACGAGCCGTTCACCCTCAACGAGCTGCAGGCATTGCGGCTGCGCGGGTCGTTGCGGGAAGTCCTGCCCGGGGCCTACATCGCCGCGGTGCATCCGGAAAACCCGGTGACCCGGGCGCAGGTGGCCGCCGCGGTGGCCGGGGAACAGTTGCTGCCCGGCAGGGCCCTGTGCAAGGGCACCGCCGCATGGGTGTACGGCTGTGCGCCGATGCCGCGCGAACTGGACATCGTGGTCCCGCGCTACCACCGGCCGTGCGCCCCGACGGCCCGGATGCTGCTGCGGCTGAGCGAGGGCGTGCTGGACGAGGAGCAGATCTGCACCGTGGGGGGCGTGGCGGTGACCTCGCCGCTGCGCACCGCGATGGACATCGCCTTCAACTCCGAGTGGCGTGAATCGCTGCCGGTGCTCGCGGCCATCGACGCCTCGCCGCGCCTGCGCTGCGGGTACCGGCAGATGCTGGATTCGATCAACGAGCAGGTGCGCCGGCCCGGACGGCGCCGGGCGCTGGGCGCGGTCACCCGGCTGATGGACCCACCCCTGCCCGCAGCGGCCTAGGCACCGCCGCGGGTCCGCCCCGCCGGGTGGATTCCGCGCTAGGTGCGGCGGTTGCCCCCGGAGGTGCGGTACACGTCGTACACCCCGTCGATGCGCCGCACGGAGTTCAGCACGTGGCTGAGGTACTTCGGGTCGCCCATCTCGAAGGCGAAGCGGGAGAAGGCCACCCGGTCCCGGGAGGTTGAAACGCTCGCCGCCAGGATGTTCACGTGGTTCTCCGAGAGCACCCGCGTCACGTCCGAGAGCAGCGACTTGCGGTCAAGGGCCTCGACCAGGATCTCCACCAGGAAGACGCTGGACTTGGTCGGCGCCCACTGCACCTCGACCAGGCGGTCGGGCTGCTGCTCGAGCTCCTTGAGGTTCACGCAGTCGGTGCGGTGCACCGAGACCCCGGAGCCGCGCGTGACAAATCCGCGGATCGGGTCCGGCGGCACCGGGGTGCAGCAGCGTGCCAGCTTCGCCAGCACCTCCCCGGCACCCGGAACGATGACCCCGGCATCGGAGTCGGGGGCCCGGCTGGGCACCGCGTAGATGGGGGTTTCCTCCAGCACCTCCGCGACGGAGCCGTTTTCCCCGCCGACCAGCGCGGTGAGGTGCTCGATGACGTTCTGGGCGGAGGTGTGTCCGTCGCCGACGGCGGCATAGAGCGCGGAGATGTCGTGGTGGCGCAGCTCCTGGGCGACGGCGGAGAGCACGTCGTGGGTCATGAGCTTTTGCAGCGGAAGATTGTTCTTCCGCAGCGCCTTGGTCAGCTGCTCCTTGCCCTTCTCAATGGCTTCCTCGCGGCGTTCCTTGGTGAACCACTGGCGGATCTTGTTCCGCGCGCGCGCGGACTTCACGAAGCCGGCCCAGTCCTGGGACGGCCCTGCGTTCTCGGCCTTGGAGGTGAAGACCTCCACCATGTCGCCGTGGTGCAGCTCCGAGTTCAGCGGGACCAGCTTGCCGTTCACCCGGGCGCCGATGGTGCGGTGCCCCACGTCGGTGTGCACCGAGTAGGCGAAGTCCACCGGGGTGGAGCCCACCGGCAGGGACATGATCTGGCCTTTGGGGGTGAAGACG encodes:
- a CDS encoding DUF349 domain-containing protein, with the protein product MTTSQQSDDNLQPAAVAEEQQTEGTPAPVEAPVAPAPDAAPVAEAAEAPEQPAEAAPEAPAAEEAPAAEALVAEEAPVAEAAATEAPAAEEVPVAEAAATEAKAEEAAPAAVPTPAAVPTPAAMVPSPGAPRPTGKHAAKAAAPVAAPPTFTTPLEDAAKISRVSEDGHVFVIIDGTEHPVGQYPDATAEEALAYFVRKHDEVVSSLMLLEQRVAAKAPSSDMNKTLDHLAATVAERAMVGDIPALEARIETARVAVAELVAVERKANEELRATEFAAREAIVAEAEALAALDPTTVQWKQGSNRMNDLFDAWKAAQKSGVRLGRSTEDSLWKRFRGARTTFDRHRRAYFSQLDATNSEAKSAKEALIARAEELSRSTDWGATAGEYRRLMDEWKASKRASRKDDDALWARFRAAQDVFFEARTSANAAIDEEFGANLIVKEALLLEAKALLPIKDLATAKRLLDSIRDRWESAGKVPRADMQRVESSLRQVEDAVRSAEDDQWRRSNPETKARSNSMLTQLEDAIAGLEDDLAKAKAKGVESKIKAAQEALDARRLWLETLQKSSADFQ
- a CDS encoding type IV toxin-antitoxin system AbiEi family antitoxin, with product MESTDTGRDPAPDPAAPAPTPQFPPRARRGPRVVLVDEPFTLNELQALRLRGSLREVLPGAYIAAVHPENPVTRAQVAAAVAGEQLLPGRALCKGTAAWVYGCAPMPRELDIVVPRYHRPCAPTARMLLRLSEGVLDEEQICTVGGVAVTSPLRTAMDIAFNSEWRESLPVLAAIDASPRLRCGYRQMLDSINEQVRRPGRRRALGAVTRLMDPPLPAAA